One window of the Amycolatopsis mediterranei genome contains the following:
- a CDS encoding MCE family protein, whose amino-acid sequence MRRELWQRLRYQVLGLVFLLVAALFITLTLAVYHKAFTPVTLVKLETDRVGSQLRTGGDVKVRGMLVGEVRSVLAKGDHAELELALDPDKTPVIPKNVSARLLPKTLFGERYVALQLPGKPEAPIQAGDVIPQDRSSAAIELQKVLDDVMPLLQAVQPEKLSSTLTAVATALDGRGKQLGETLAGLSDYLGKLNPSLPDVKADITGLANVANTYDKAAPDLLQALSDLTTTSRTIVDQRAQLSDLYATVTAASVDLTSFLQVNKDNLIRLTSAIQPTLDVLAKYAPEYPCLMRQLAESVPRAELAFGKGTAHPEVSRVTIEFAASRGKYLPGVDEPKYEDKRGPRCYPTVPKPGVWPQYPPDGAIKDGSSKPAPPKNPPEKLPAPITAGGGAVGGDGTIVGSAYENDLIDLLASPALGTSPGAVPGWAGLLVGPLYRGTEVELK is encoded by the coding sequence ATGAGGCGCGAGCTCTGGCAGCGGCTCCGGTACCAGGTGCTGGGGCTCGTCTTCCTGCTCGTCGCCGCGTTGTTCATCACGCTCACGCTCGCCGTGTACCACAAGGCGTTCACGCCGGTGACGCTCGTGAAGCTGGAGACCGACCGGGTCGGCAGCCAGCTGCGCACCGGCGGCGACGTCAAGGTCCGCGGCATGCTCGTCGGCGAAGTCCGGTCGGTGCTGGCGAAGGGCGACCACGCCGAGCTGGAGCTGGCTCTCGACCCGGACAAGACACCCGTCATCCCGAAGAACGTCTCCGCGCGGCTGCTGCCGAAGACGCTCTTCGGCGAGCGGTACGTCGCCCTGCAGCTGCCCGGGAAGCCGGAAGCCCCGATCCAGGCCGGAGACGTCATCCCGCAGGACCGCAGCAGCGCCGCGATCGAGCTGCAGAAGGTCCTCGACGACGTGATGCCGCTGCTGCAGGCGGTCCAGCCGGAGAAGCTGTCGAGCACGCTCACCGCGGTGGCGACCGCGCTCGACGGCCGCGGCAAGCAGCTCGGCGAGACCCTGGCCGGGCTGTCGGACTACCTCGGCAAGCTCAACCCGTCGCTGCCCGACGTCAAAGCCGACATCACCGGCCTCGCGAACGTCGCGAACACCTACGACAAGGCGGCGCCGGACCTGCTGCAGGCGCTGTCCGATCTGACCACCACGAGCCGGACGATCGTCGACCAGCGCGCGCAGCTGAGCGACCTCTACGCCACGGTCACGGCGGCTTCGGTGGACCTCACGAGCTTCCTGCAGGTCAACAAGGACAACCTGATCCGGCTCACTTCGGCGATCCAGCCGACCCTGGACGTCCTCGCCAAGTACGCGCCCGAGTACCCGTGCCTGATGCGGCAGCTCGCCGAGTCGGTGCCCCGGGCCGAGCTGGCGTTCGGCAAGGGCACCGCGCACCCCGAGGTCAGCCGGGTCACCATCGAGTTCGCCGCCAGCCGCGGCAAGTACCTTCCCGGTGTCGACGAACCGAAGTACGAGGACAAGCGCGGCCCGCGCTGCTACCCGACCGTGCCGAAGCCCGGGGTCTGGCCGCAGTACCCGCCCGACGGCGCGATCAAGGACGGCTCCAGCAAACCGGCGCCGCCGAAGAACCCGCCCGAGAAGCTGCCCGCCCCGATCACCGCGGGCGGCGGCGCGGTCGGCGGGGACGGCACGATCGTCGGGTCGGCCTACGAGAACGACCTGATCGACCTGCTCGCCTCGCCCGCGCTCGGCACCTCTCCGGGTGCCGTGCCGGGCTGGGCCGGCCTGCTCGTCGGGCCGCTCTACCGCGGGACGGAGGTGGAGCTGAAGTGA
- a CDS encoding MCE family protein, whose product MRSFVPSLIKLAVFAVVTVLFTGILAATIANTDFGETSGYLAKFTDASGLKEGDDVRIAGVKVGQVDTIEVVEGERNLAEVRFDVEHAYRLPETVTATIKYRNLVGQRYLALGTDVPGDKALPEGGTIPPERTKPALNLTVLFNGFKPLFKALSPKDVNQLSAEIISVFQGEGGTITSLLRHTASLTSAIASKDQVIGQVIANLNTVLGTVNARGPQLGDLIEQTQKLVSGLAEQRKPIGDAVSALGDLAVSTTGLLADARPALKDDVAQLGVLSQNLGDSGELLNHLLEVLPGNLQKFTRTLSYGSWFNYYLCGITGTIGISSLDITLPIIPIPGTQRAERCGP is encoded by the coding sequence GTGAGGAGTTTCGTCCCGTCGCTGATCAAGCTCGCGGTCTTCGCCGTCGTCACGGTGCTGTTCACCGGCATCCTGGCAGCCACCATCGCGAACACCGACTTCGGCGAGACTTCGGGCTACCTGGCGAAGTTCACCGACGCGTCCGGCCTCAAGGAAGGCGACGACGTCCGCATCGCCGGGGTCAAGGTCGGGCAGGTCGACACGATCGAGGTGGTCGAGGGGGAGCGGAACCTCGCCGAGGTCCGGTTCGACGTCGAACACGCCTACCGGCTGCCGGAAACGGTGACCGCGACGATCAAGTACCGCAACCTGGTCGGGCAGCGCTACCTCGCGCTCGGCACCGACGTCCCCGGGGACAAGGCACTGCCCGAAGGCGGCACGATCCCGCCGGAGCGGACGAAACCCGCGTTGAACCTCACCGTGCTCTTCAACGGCTTCAAGCCGCTGTTCAAGGCGCTGAGCCCGAAGGACGTCAACCAGCTGTCGGCCGAGATCATCAGCGTCTTCCAGGGCGAAGGTGGCACGATCACCAGCCTGCTGCGGCACACGGCGTCGCTGACGAGCGCGATCGCGAGCAAGGACCAGGTGATCGGCCAGGTCATCGCCAACCTCAACACCGTGCTCGGCACGGTCAACGCCCGCGGCCCGCAGCTGGGCGACCTCATCGAGCAGACCCAGAAGCTGGTCAGCGGGCTGGCCGAGCAGCGCAAGCCGATCGGCGACGCGGTCAGCGCGCTCGGCGACCTCGCCGTGTCGACCACCGGACTGCTGGCCGACGCACGCCCGGCCCTCAAGGACGACGTCGCCCAGCTCGGCGTGCTCTCGCAGAACCTCGGCGACTCCGGCGAGCTGCTCAACCACCTGCTCGAGGTGCTGCCGGGCAACCTGCAGAAGTTCACCCGGACCCTGAGCTACGGCAGCTGGTTCAACTACTACCTGTGCGGGATCACCGGCACCATCGGCATTTCCTCGCTCGACATCACCCTGCCGATCATCCCGATCCCGGGTACCCAGCGCGCGGAGAGGTGCGGTCCGTGA
- a CDS encoding MCE family protein → MKPLKERNQAAVGAVALVLIVLVTATTYFSDQLPFFGNGTTYSAYFGESAGLAADNEVEVAGVKVGTVSSVKLAGKQVLVKFRVKDIRVGDATTASIEIKTLLGEKYLALDPKGGGAQEPNQTIPQARTRTPFQLQDAFEQLSTTVGDIDTKQLADSFNALSDSLKDSPQYLKDTLTGLSSLARTVSSRDADLHTLLANTSQVSKTLSDRNAQLQRVISDGNLLLTELQNRKQAINALLTGTQQLSQQLTGLVQDNREQLKPTLEKLGKVTDILQRNQGNLDKSLQLMAPFARVGANATGNGRWFEGYLCGLLPPTITVGGLHINPEGCTPPIAAPNQGVGRR, encoded by the coding sequence GTGAAGCCGCTGAAGGAACGCAACCAGGCCGCGGTCGGCGCGGTCGCGCTCGTGCTGATCGTGCTCGTCACGGCCACCACGTACTTCTCCGACCAGCTGCCGTTCTTCGGCAACGGCACGACGTACTCGGCCTACTTCGGTGAGTCCGCCGGGCTGGCCGCGGACAACGAGGTCGAGGTCGCCGGCGTCAAGGTCGGCACGGTGTCGTCGGTCAAGCTGGCGGGCAAGCAGGTCCTGGTCAAGTTCCGCGTCAAGGACATCAGGGTCGGTGACGCCACGACGGCGTCGATCGAGATCAAGACGTTGCTGGGGGAGAAGTACCTCGCGCTCGACCCGAAGGGCGGCGGCGCGCAGGAGCCGAACCAGACGATCCCGCAGGCCCGCACGCGCACGCCGTTCCAGCTGCAGGACGCCTTCGAGCAGCTGTCGACGACGGTCGGCGACATCGACACGAAACAGCTCGCGGACAGCTTCAACGCGCTTTCCGACAGCCTGAAGGACAGCCCGCAGTACCTGAAGGACACGCTCACCGGGCTGTCGTCGCTGGCCCGCACGGTCTCCTCCCGCGACGCCGACCTGCACACGCTCCTGGCGAACACCAGCCAGGTCTCGAAGACGCTGTCCGACCGCAACGCCCAGCTGCAGCGCGTGATCAGCGACGGCAACCTGCTGCTCACCGAGCTGCAGAACCGCAAGCAGGCCATCAACGCCCTGCTCACCGGCACGCAGCAGCTTTCGCAGCAGCTGACCGGGCTCGTCCAGGACAACCGCGAGCAGCTCAAGCCGACGCTGGAGAAGCTCGGGAAGGTGACCGACATCCTGCAGCGCAACCAGGGCAACCTCGACAAGAGCCTGCAGCTGATGGCGCCGTTCGCCCGCGTCGGCGCGAACGCCACCGGCAACGGCCGGTGGTTCGAGGGCTACCTGTGCGGGCTGCTGCCGCCGACGATCACCGTGGGCGGGCTGCACATCAACCCCGAAGGCTGCACCCCGCCGATCGCGGCGCCGAACCAGGGGGTGGGCCGCCGATGA
- a CDS encoding MCE family protein: MTIHTSRGRSLVTWLAFACVLALIVTAGLYLVFRSSNGTKLSAYFGKTVGLYAGSSVRVLGVPVGEVTDVTPQGDAVRVDMRVDDVPLPAGVGAVVVAPSLVSDRYVQLTPAYDSGPVLASGTVLAKDRTATPVELDDLYSSLDKLSTALGPNGANKDGALSGVLDTAANTLKGNGASLNSTVGQLADLAKTLDGSKDDLFSTVQNLNSFTGALAQSDRQLNEFYGRVADVSRFLAADSSEVGAALQSLGGALGDVQQFVNDNKTALESNVDKLASLSKVLVDQRAALAEVLDIAPTGATNFINSYDAASGTIAVRDNLNELTNPPILTVCRLISAVTPKEVPDALGNICKQLAPILDGALKLPTIPQVLNSLQNGTLPPLPLPLVDVMEQLSGGAK; encoded by the coding sequence ATGACCATCCACACGTCCCGCGGCCGCAGCCTGGTGACCTGGCTGGCGTTCGCCTGCGTCCTCGCGCTGATCGTCACCGCCGGGCTGTACCTGGTGTTCCGGTCGTCGAACGGCACGAAGCTTTCGGCGTACTTCGGCAAGACCGTCGGGCTGTACGCCGGTTCGTCGGTGCGGGTGCTCGGCGTGCCGGTCGGCGAGGTCACCGACGTCACGCCGCAGGGGGACGCGGTCCGCGTGGACATGCGGGTCGACGACGTGCCGCTGCCGGCCGGCGTCGGCGCCGTCGTCGTCGCGCCGAGCCTGGTCAGCGACCGGTACGTCCAGCTGACCCCGGCCTACGACAGCGGACCGGTCCTCGCTTCGGGCACGGTTCTGGCGAAGGACCGGACGGCGACCCCGGTCGAGCTGGACGACCTGTACTCGAGCCTCGACAAGCTGTCGACGGCGCTGGGCCCGAACGGTGCCAACAAGGACGGCGCGCTCTCCGGCGTCCTGGACACTGCTGCGAACACGCTGAAGGGCAACGGTGCTTCGCTGAATTCGACGGTCGGGCAGCTGGCCGACCTGGCGAAGACCCTCGACGGTTCGAAGGACGACCTGTTCTCGACCGTGCAGAACCTGAACTCCTTCACCGGCGCCCTGGCCCAGAGCGACCGGCAGCTCAACGAGTTCTACGGCCGCGTCGCCGACGTCAGCCGGTTCCTCGCAGCGGACTCTTCCGAAGTGGGCGCCGCGCTGCAGTCGCTCGGCGGCGCACTCGGCGACGTCCAGCAGTTCGTCAACGACAACAAGACGGCCCTGGAATCCAATGTGGACAAGCTGGCCTCGCTGTCGAAGGTCCTGGTCGACCAGCGCGCCGCGCTCGCCGAGGTGCTCGACATCGCCCCGACCGGCGCGACGAACTTCATCAACTCCTACGACGCGGCGTCGGGCACCATCGCCGTCCGCGACAACCTGAACGAGCTGACCAACCCGCCGATCCTCACCGTGTGCCGGCTGATCAGCGCGGTCACCCCGAAGGAAGTCCCCGATGCACTCGGGAACATCTGCAAGCAGCTCGCGCCGATCCTGGACGGCGCGCTCAAGCTGCCGACCATCCCGCAGGTGCTCAATTCCCTGCAGAACGGCACACTTCCGCCGTTGCCGCTCCCGCTGGTCGACGTGATGGAACAGCTTTCCGGCGGTGCGAAGTGA
- a CDS encoding MCE family protein, with protein MKGRSRIAGALAGVLVLAGCSDGGFNGLYGTPLPGGADVGDHPYHVTALFTDVLDLVPQSSVKVNDVAVGRVDKITLTPDTRSALVAMTVNGDIALPVNARAELKQSSLLGEKFVELSVPTAEPATGKLADGGQIPLGRTNRNPEVEEVLGALSLLLNGGGVEQIQKISHELNDALSGNEPEIRALLSRVDELATQLDGHKTEILRAIDGLAKLSHTLTGQTQNLTNALDNLAPGLKVVTDQRDQLVGMLNALNTLSGVAVDTVTKSRDQLVANLKALQPTLAKLGEAGQNLPNALQILLTYPFPDYAGNVIKGDYANVEANVNLDLDTLISNFTNSSQPPIALPSGTGGQPTPVAPPLPLPDLGSVPPAAGPGLLGGLLGLIGGGR; from the coding sequence GTGAAGGGGCGCAGCCGGATCGCCGGCGCGCTGGCCGGGGTGCTCGTGCTGGCCGGCTGCAGCGACGGCGGGTTCAACGGCCTCTACGGCACGCCGCTGCCGGGCGGCGCCGACGTCGGCGACCACCCGTACCACGTCACCGCACTGTTCACCGACGTGCTCGACCTGGTGCCGCAGTCCAGCGTCAAGGTCAACGACGTCGCGGTCGGCCGGGTCGACAAGATCACCCTGACCCCGGACACGCGCTCGGCGCTGGTGGCGATGACCGTCAACGGCGACATCGCGCTGCCCGTCAACGCCCGTGCCGAACTCAAGCAGTCGAGCCTGCTGGGGGAGAAGTTCGTCGAGCTGAGTGTGCCCACGGCCGAGCCGGCCACCGGGAAACTGGCCGATGGAGGGCAGATCCCGCTCGGGCGGACCAACCGCAATCCCGAGGTCGAGGAGGTGCTCGGCGCGCTTTCGCTGCTGCTCAACGGCGGCGGCGTCGAGCAGATCCAGAAGATCAGCCACGAGCTCAACGACGCCCTGTCGGGCAACGAGCCGGAGATCCGCGCGCTGCTGTCCCGAGTGGACGAACTGGCGACCCAGCTCGACGGGCACAAGACCGAGATCCTCCGCGCGATCGACGGCCTGGCGAAGCTGTCCCACACCTTGACGGGCCAGACGCAGAACCTGACGAACGCGCTCGACAACCTCGCGCCCGGTCTGAAGGTCGTCACGGACCAGCGCGACCAGCTGGTGGGCATGCTGAACGCGTTGAACACGCTGTCCGGCGTCGCGGTGGACACCGTGACGAAGAGCCGCGACCAGCTCGTCGCGAACCTCAAGGCCCTGCAGCCGACGCTGGCCAAACTCGGCGAGGCCGGCCAGAACCTGCCGAACGCGTTGCAGATCCTGCTCACCTACCCGTTCCCGGACTACGCGGGCAACGTGATCAAGGGCGACTACGCGAACGTCGAGGCGAACGTGAACCTCGACCTCGACACGCTGATCTCGAACTTCACGAACTCGTCGCAGCCGCCGATCGCGCTGCCGTCCGGGACCGGCGGTCAGCCGACGCCGGTCGCGCCACCCCTGCCGCTGCCCGACCTGGGTTCGGTCCCGCCGGCGGCCGGTCCCGGCCTGCTGGGCGGGCTGCTCGGCCTGATCGGGGGCGGCCGGTGA
- a CDS encoding MCE family protein — protein sequence MTRKIRIQLFAFVVIAVVSVVYAGGRYAGLDRLFGNRGYVVTAQLTDSGGIFVNSEVAYRGVTVGRVTSMTLTEHGVDVALDIDASAPDIPADAHAQVANRSAVGEQFVDLLPQHNGGPFLKDGSVITPDKTSLPPSPDTVLTHLDDLVASVHPDSLRTVVDETYNAFAGAGPELQQLLDSTGSLTAVAAQYVPQTQGLLANSRIVLGTQERQAANITDFASGLRTIAGQLKKSDPDLRRVIAQAPQLSRQISDVLAASGTDLGVLFANLLTTAQITTSRKDSIEELLVAYPIISAFSPSTSPDGTGHLGVVFNFFDPASCTKGYEGTKQRPANDETEAPVNMNAYCAEPPGSPTGVRGAQNAPYAGKPPAIPAAPQQQAAPAPQQLPGMLSLLTGPSAGGLGRLLGAP from the coding sequence GTGACCCGCAAGATCCGGATCCAGCTGTTCGCGTTCGTCGTCATCGCGGTGGTTTCGGTCGTCTACGCGGGCGGCCGGTACGCCGGGCTGGACCGGCTCTTCGGCAACCGTGGTTACGTCGTCACCGCGCAGCTGACCGACTCCGGCGGCATCTTCGTCAACTCCGAGGTCGCCTACCGCGGGGTCACGGTCGGCCGGGTGACGTCGATGACGCTCACCGAGCACGGCGTCGACGTCGCCCTCGACATCGACGCGAGTGCCCCGGACATCCCGGCCGACGCGCACGCGCAGGTGGCGAACCGGTCGGCGGTGGGGGAGCAGTTCGTGGACCTGCTGCCGCAGCACAACGGCGGCCCGTTTCTCAAGGACGGCTCGGTGATCACGCCGGACAAGACGTCCTTGCCGCCGTCGCCGGACACCGTGCTCACCCACCTCGACGACCTCGTCGCCAGCGTGCACCCGGATTCGCTGCGGACGGTCGTCGACGAGACGTACAACGCGTTCGCGGGCGCGGGGCCGGAACTGCAGCAGCTGCTGGACAGCACGGGATCGCTGACGGCGGTGGCCGCGCAGTACGTGCCGCAGACGCAGGGGCTGCTGGCGAACTCGCGGATCGTGCTCGGCACCCAGGAGCGGCAGGCGGCGAACATCACCGACTTCGCTTCGGGGCTTCGCACGATCGCGGGTCAGCTCAAGAAGTCCGATCCGGACCTGCGCCGGGTGATCGCGCAAGCCCCGCAGCTGAGCCGGCAGATCAGCGACGTGCTGGCCGCGTCCGGTACCGATCTGGGCGTGCTGTTCGCCAACTTGCTGACCACCGCGCAGATCACGACGTCCCGGAAGGACTCGATCGAGGAGCTGTTGGTCGCGTACCCGATCATCTCGGCGTTCTCGCCGTCGACGTCCCCGGACGGCACGGGGCACTTGGGCGTGGTGTTCAACTTCTTCGACCCGGCTTCGTGCACGAAGGGGTATGAGGGAACGAAACAGCGTCCGGCGAACGACGAGACCGAAGCGCCGGTCAACATGAACGCCTACTGCGCCGAGCCGCCGGGCAGTCCCACCGGGGTGCGCGGGGCGCAGAACGCGCCCTACGCGGGGAAACCGCCGGCGATTCCGGCGGCACCGCAGCAGCAGGCTGCACCGGCTCCGCAGCAGCTGCCCGGGATGCTGAGCCTGCTGACCGGGCCGTCGGCGGGCGGGCTGGGCCGGTTGCTGGGCGCGCCGTGA
- a CDS encoding aminotransferase class I/II-fold pyridoxal phosphate-dependent enzyme: MTTASVDVDTARSDYAALVGRGLSLDITRGKPSPEQLDLSNALLSLPGEGTFKAEDGTDVRNYGGLKGLPELRRLFAGALQVPVEQLLAAGNSSLELMHDAVVQALLSKLPGAERRWADEPQVKFLAPVPGYDRHFALTERFGIELVPVAMTDEGPDMDVVETLVAEDPAVKGIWCVPKYSNPTGVTFSDDVVKRLATMRTAAPDFRIFWDNAYAVHHLTDAEPELADLPALATEAGNADRVFVFGSTSKITLAGAGVGFFGASEANLAWWTGNSGKRTIGPDKVNQLRHAHFLKDEDGVRAHMRKHAEIIGPKFAAVDRILTEELADLASWTKPTGGYFITLTVPQGTAKEVVRLAKEAGVALTPAGATHPHGADPADAVIRIAPTFPKLAEVEEAVRALAVCVRLAVAQRG; the protein is encoded by the coding sequence ATGACCACTGCTTCCGTCGACGTCGACACGGCCCGCAGCGACTACGCGGCCCTGGTCGGCCGAGGCCTCTCCCTGGACATCACCCGCGGCAAGCCCTCGCCCGAGCAGCTCGATCTCTCGAACGCGCTGCTCTCCCTCCCGGGCGAGGGCACCTTCAAGGCCGAGGACGGCACCGACGTCCGCAACTACGGCGGCCTGAAGGGCCTGCCCGAGCTGCGCCGCCTCTTCGCCGGCGCGCTGCAGGTGCCGGTCGAGCAGCTGCTCGCCGCGGGCAACTCGAGCCTCGAGCTGATGCACGACGCCGTCGTCCAGGCGCTGCTGAGCAAGCTGCCCGGCGCCGAGCGCCGCTGGGCCGACGAGCCGCAGGTGAAGTTCCTCGCCCCCGTCCCGGGCTACGACCGCCACTTCGCGCTCACCGAGCGCTTCGGCATCGAGCTCGTCCCGGTCGCGATGACCGACGAGGGCCCGGACATGGACGTCGTCGAGACACTGGTCGCCGAAGACCCCGCCGTCAAGGGCATCTGGTGCGTGCCGAAGTACAGCAACCCCACCGGCGTCACGTTCAGTGACGACGTCGTGAAGCGGCTCGCCACCATGCGCACCGCGGCGCCGGACTTCCGGATCTTCTGGGACAACGCCTACGCCGTGCACCACCTCACCGACGCCGAGCCGGAGCTGGCCGACCTGCCGGCCCTGGCCACCGAGGCCGGCAACGCCGACCGCGTCTTCGTCTTCGGCTCCACCTCGAAGATCACCCTCGCCGGGGCCGGCGTCGGCTTCTTCGGCGCGTCCGAGGCCAACCTCGCCTGGTGGACCGGCAACAGCGGCAAGCGCACCATCGGCCCGGACAAGGTCAACCAGCTGCGGCACGCGCACTTCCTCAAGGACGAAGACGGCGTGCGTGCCCACATGCGCAAGCACGCCGAGATCATCGGCCCGAAGTTCGCGGCCGTCGACCGCATCCTCACCGAGGAGCTGGCCGACCTGGCGTCCTGGACCAAGCCGACCGGCGGGTACTTCATCACGCTGACCGTCCCGCAGGGCACCGCGAAGGAGGTCGTGCGGCTGGCGAAGGAGGCCGGGGTCGCGCTGACCCCCGCCGGGGCGACCCACCCGCACGGCGCCGACCCGGCCGACGCCGTCATCCGGATCGCGCCGACCTTCCCGAAGCTCGCCGAGGTCGAAGAGGCCGTCCGCGCGCTCGCCGTGTGCGTCCGGCTCGCCGTCGCGCAACGCGGCTGA
- a CDS encoding ferritin-like domain-containing protein produces MFGKRYTEQLIERSAENATDRRRFLKAAGATGLGVAGAGALGTALSLGLGSAGATSQYGAQGGDAAKEAASDAAVLNFALNLEYLEANLYSFAVYGYGLNEKYVNGVGNLGKVSGGHAVQFKNEHTKQIVQEIAGDEVAHVTFLRKALDKAAVAQPEIDFQNSFTAAMQAAGVIKQGQTFDPFGSENNFLLAAYLFEDVGVSAYKGAAPLVNNKTFLDAAAGILAVEAYHAGIVRSALFERGLGDITNKMSDARDSLDGKADDDEGVLKYGKANLVPADANGIAFGRSAERVLNIAYLNPDKVNSGGFYPRGLNGEIATSGAKEK; encoded by the coding sequence GTGTTCGGAAAACGCTACACAGAGCAGCTGATCGAGCGCAGCGCGGAGAACGCGACCGACCGCCGCCGCTTCCTCAAGGCTGCGGGAGCGACGGGGCTCGGCGTCGCGGGTGCCGGCGCGCTCGGCACGGCGCTGTCGCTGGGCCTCGGCTCGGCCGGTGCCACGTCGCAATACGGTGCGCAGGGAGGTGACGCGGCGAAGGAGGCGGCGAGTGATGCCGCCGTGCTGAACTTCGCGCTGAACCTCGAGTACCTCGAGGCGAACCTGTACTCGTTCGCCGTCTACGGCTACGGGCTGAACGAGAAGTACGTCAACGGGGTCGGCAACCTCGGCAAGGTCTCCGGCGGGCACGCGGTGCAGTTCAAGAACGAACACACCAAGCAGATCGTCCAGGAGATCGCCGGCGACGAGGTCGCGCACGTGACCTTCCTGCGCAAGGCGCTCGACAAGGCCGCCGTCGCGCAGCCGGAAATCGACTTCCAGAACAGCTTCACCGCGGCCATGCAGGCCGCGGGGGTGATCAAGCAGGGCCAGACGTTCGACCCGTTCGGCAGCGAGAACAACTTCCTGCTCGCCGCCTACCTGTTCGAGGACGTCGGCGTGTCGGCCTACAAGGGCGCGGCGCCGCTGGTGAACAACAAGACGTTCCTCGACGCGGCCGCGGGCATCCTGGCCGTCGAGGCCTACCACGCCGGGATCGTGCGGTCGGCGCTGTTCGAGCGCGGTCTCGGGGACATCACCAACAAGATGTCCGACGCCCGCGACAGCCTCGACGGCAAGGCCGACGACGACGAAGGCGTCCTCAAGTACGGCAAGGCGAACCTCGTCCCGGCCGACGCCAACGGCATCGCGTTCGGGCGCTCCGCCGAGCGCGTGCTCAACATCGCCTACCTCAACCCGGACAAGGTGAACTCGGGTGGCTTCTACCCGCGCGGCCTGAACGGCGAGATCGCCACCAGTGGTGCGAAGGAGAAGTAG
- a CDS encoding FAD-dependent oxidoreductase codes for MRVLVVGGGISGTVTAMALKLAGHEPVVFEAYPAGGDDIGAFLTIMHNGMDALRAVGADGPVIEASFAAYGVELVAPTGETVGRREFDIEGLDGPRTLTRATLYRVLQDEAARRGVPLERGRRLVRATAGDGGVTAEFADGTTATGDVLVGADGLRSVVRQLIDPAADEPRYTGLTVVYGYTRAGGLPAAPGIYRMVRGSRAAFGFTTDPAGATFWFARIPDAERSREEIAAVTPAGWREFAHAAFDGDPLPCADIVAATGDEVFGGHSYDVPETRVWSTPEMVLVGDAAHAASPAAGQGASMALEDSVVLAQCLRDLPDPASAFAAYESLRRERVEKLVAASAGQDVGEESGWLYSHHLDWDAKITA; via the coding sequence GTGCGGGTACTGGTCGTGGGTGGCGGGATCTCGGGCACGGTGACGGCGATGGCGCTGAAACTCGCCGGGCACGAACCCGTCGTGTTCGAGGCCTATCCCGCCGGTGGGGACGACATCGGCGCGTTCCTCACGATCATGCACAACGGCATGGACGCCCTGCGCGCCGTCGGCGCCGACGGGCCCGTGATCGAAGCGTCCTTCGCCGCGTACGGCGTGGAGCTCGTCGCCCCGACGGGGGAGACCGTCGGGCGGCGCGAGTTCGACATCGAAGGTCTCGACGGGCCGCGCACCCTCACCCGCGCGACGCTCTACCGCGTCCTGCAGGACGAGGCCGCACGCCGCGGGGTCCCGCTGGAGCGTGGTCGCCGGCTGGTGCGTGCGACGGCGGGGGACGGCGGCGTCACGGCGGAGTTCGCCGACGGCACCACCGCGACCGGTGACGTCCTCGTCGGCGCGGACGGCCTGCGGTCGGTCGTCCGGCAGCTGATCGACCCGGCCGCGGACGAGCCCCGCTACACCGGGCTGACCGTCGTGTACGGCTACACGCGCGCGGGCGGGCTGCCCGCCGCGCCGGGGATCTACCGGATGGTCCGCGGCAGCCGGGCGGCCTTCGGGTTCACCACGGACCCGGCCGGGGCGACGTTCTGGTTCGCCCGCATCCCGGACGCCGAGCGGTCCCGCGAGGAGATCGCCGCGGTCACCCCGGCGGGCTGGCGGGAGTTCGCGCACGCGGCGTTCGACGGCGACCCGCTGCCCTGCGCGGACATCGTCGCCGCCACCGGGGACGAGGTCTTCGGCGGCCACTCCTACGACGTCCCGGAGACGCGGGTGTGGTCGACGCCCGAGATGGTCCTCGTCGGGGACGCCGCCCACGCCGCGTCCCCGGCCGCCGGCCAGGGCGCGTCGATGGCACTGGAGGACAGCGTCGTCCTGGCGCAGTGCCTGCGCGACCTCCCGGACCCGGCATCGGCCTTCGCCGCCTACGAAAGCCTTCGCCGCGAGCGGGTGGAGAAGCTGGTCGCGGCGAGCGCGGGCCAGGACGTCGGCGAAGAAAGCGGCTGGCTGTACTCGCACCACCTCGACTGGGACGCGAAGATCACCGCCTGA